In one Myotis daubentonii chromosome 1, mMyoDau2.1, whole genome shotgun sequence genomic region, the following are encoded:
- the LOC132229931 gene encoding uncharacterized protein LOC132229931 — protein MRKRKRRRRSPTGLQEFTGGGGDGGAERSLTCYTQRTAPTRQVMARSDRGRKRLLAGFPDPVPRTSSCRLLRPLDPSRRQEGGSFQAEETASEASERDTNLRPAWPESRACETRLLSRKGCPPARVAVEVIEEMSPLSRNPDHSSPLSPSATSAWTQPMPSGTRHGPWRGSSEHPLYTGFFKNMFLSRERDRNINDENYGSAASRSPPTGDGAHNPGMCPDQEPNCVHLVH, from the exons ATGAGGAAGAGAAAGCGGAGGAGAAGAAGCCCCACCGGCCTTCAGGAGTTCAcaggtggtggaggagatggaggagcagagAG GTCCCTCACCTGTTACACGCAGAGGACAGCTCCAACTCGCCAGGTGATGGCGAGGAGTGACCGAG GACGAAAGAGGCTTCTCGCCGGCTTTCCTGATCCCGTGCCTAGAACCTCCTCCTGTCGGCTGCTGAGGCCTCTGGACCCTTCACGTCGCCAGGAAGGGGGTTCCTTCCAAGCGGAAGAAACAGCGAGTGAAGCCAGTGAGAGGGACACAAACCTCCGTCCAGCGTGGCCCGAATCCAGGGCATGTGAAACCCGGCTTTTGTCCAGAAAG GGCTGTCCTCCTGCCAGGGTCGCTGTAGAAGTCATAGAGGAAATGAGCCCCCTCTCCCGGAACCCTGACCACAGTTCTCCACTCTCACCCTCTGCCACGTCAGCCTGGACCCAGCCCATGCCTTCTGGGACCAGACATGGGCCCTGGAGAGGTAGTTCCGAGCACCCACTCTACacaggcttttttaaaaatatgtttttatcgagggagagggatagaaatatcaatgatgaaaattatggatcggctgcctcccgctctccccccactggggatggagcccacaacccgggcatgtgccctgaccaggaaccgaactgtGTCCACCTGGttcactga